A region of Lycium barbarum isolate Lr01 chromosome 1, ASM1917538v2, whole genome shotgun sequence DNA encodes the following proteins:
- the LOC132642624 gene encoding auxin-responsive protein IAA14-like produces the protein MGLNLKETELCLGLPGGGELLRDQNIKKRGFSETVDLKLNLQFTDSPATKDQKMNNSPKETSCIKDSVKPPSKAQVVGWPPVRSFRKNVMAQKDNNNKEKSDKGGSSSSVAFVKVSMDGAPYLRKVDLKMYRSYQQLSDSLANMFSSFTMGNYGAEGMIDFMNERKLMDLLNSSDYVPTYEDKDGDWMLVGDVPWEMFVDSCKRLRIMKGSEAIGLAPRAMEKCKSRS, from the exons ATGGGCTTGAATCTCAAGGAAACTGAACTATGTTTGGGGCTGCCTGGTGGTGGAGAATTATTAAGAGATCAGAATATTAAGAAAAGAGGGTTTTCTGAGACTGTTGATCTCAAACTCAACCTTCAGTTCACTGATTCTCCTGCCACAAAGGATCAAAAGATGAACAATTCTCCAAAGGAAACTTCTTGCATCAAGGACTCAGTCAAGCCACCATCTAA GGCTCAAGTGGTGGGTTGGCCACCAGTGAGATCTTTCAGAAAGAATGTAATGGCTCaaaaagacaacaataataaagaaaaaaGTGACAAGGGAGGAAGCAGTAGCAGCGTAGCATTTGTGAAGGTGTCCATGGATGGTGCACCTTATCTTCGTAAGGTAGATTTGAAGATGTACAGAAGTTACCAACAACTCTCTGATTCTTTGGCCAACATGTTCAGCTCCTTTACTATGG GTAATTATGGGGCCGAAGGAATGATAGATTTTATGAATGAAAGGAAATTGATGGATCTGCTCAACAGTTCTGACTATGTACCTACCTATGAAGATAAGGATGGGGACTGGATGCTCGTGGGAGATGTACCTTGGGA GATGTTTGTTGATTCATGCAAGCGTTTACGCATAATGAAAGGATCAGAAGCCATTGGACTTG cGCCAAGAGCCATGGAGAAATGCAAGAGCAGGAGCTGA